CCGGGTACACCCCGAAGGGCCATCTTTACCAGGCCGACATCACGGCCAGGTCGGACGGCGGGATCGTGACGCCAATGGTCTCTGACTTCAATGCCCGCACGCCCGACGGCCAGCAATACCGGGTGATCGACAAGCACCCGGCGCCCAACGGCCTGAGCCCGGCGCCGCTCAACCAGGGTCAGCAGGCCAGCGGCACCATCTACTTCGATGTGACCGGTCAGCCGCCGAATGGCGTCGTGTACAACGACGGTGTGCAAGACGTCCTGATCTGGACCAACAACACCTAAGCCGCCCGAGCGGCCCACCCGGACCTCCCCGCGTCAGTAGTGACGCGGGGAGGTTCGTTTGCGCCTGGGGTTGATCGGCGCGGCCCGCTGCATTTTCTCCGGCCGAACCGGGTACTCGGCGACCATGAGTTGCGAAGATCACAGGCCCGCGGAAGTACGCGCACAGTCACAGCAGCATGCCGAACGGGCGCGCGCCGCCATGGCGGAACGGCGTGACGGTCAGGACGGCGGGCTGAGCGGATGGGTGGCCGAGCGCGCCGGCAAGTGGGATCTGAGCGGCTTCGACGAGGCGACGCTGCAGCGGCAGAAATACCTGTGGAACCTGCTCGTCGACTATTGGTTCCGCATGGAGATCGACGGCTGGGAGAACATCCCCGGACCGCCGGTCCTGCTGGTGGGAATCCACTCCGGCGCCCCGTTCGTGTGGGATGCCTGGACGGTGGGCCTGCAGTGGTGGCGCCGCTTCGGCCAGGAACGCCAGCTGCACGGGACGGCCCACGACGCGTTGATGGCGATTCCGGTCTTCGGACGCTACTTCCGGTCGATGGGCGTCCTTCCGGCCGCGCCGGATGCGATCGCCACCGCCCTGGCCGAGGGCCGCGACGTCGCCTTGTGGCCGGGCGGAGAAGTCGATTCGCTGCGCCCATGGACCGAACGCGACCGCGCAAACCTGGCCGGGCGAACGGGTTTCGTCAAGATGGCGATCCGGGCCGGCGTGCCCATCGTCCCGATCGCGACCGTGGGCGGGGCGGACGCCATGCCCGTCCTCATCCGGGGTGACCGGCTGTCCAAAATCCTGCAGCTGGATCGCCTGTTGCGGCTCAAGGTTTTTCCGCTGGCCGTCTCGCTGCCGTGGGGGATCGCGCCGGCAGCGCTTCCCCAGCTGCCGCTGCCGGCCAAGATCAGGACCCGATTCATGCCCGCCGTCGAGCTTGACCACGATCCTGCCCGCGCGGACGACGGCGCCTACGTCGACGGCAAGTACCACGAGGTCCAGGACGCCATCCAGGACGGCATGGACGCGCTGGCGCGCAAGCGCGCCTTCCCGCTCTTCGGTTGAGACGGGTCGGAAGCGCCTTTAGTGCAACGGAATTAGGGCGAGACGGAATCGGTGGCCGGCGCCTGCGTCGATGTCCACACCGGTGTCACCGCCGACTCGCCGACGATCCACTCCGGGTGCGGGGGCGTCGGGGCCATGTAGCCCACACCGCGCACCGTGTCGATCATCGACTCGTGCGCGGCGCCGAGCTTGGCGCGCAGCCGCCGCACGTGCACGTCCACCGTGCGCACCCTGCCGTTGCAGTCGTAGCCCCACACCTCGTGCATCAGCCTGGTGCGAGTGAACGCCCGACCGGCATGCTGCACAAGGAAGTTCAACAACCTGAACTCGGTGAGCGTCAGGCCCAGGTCTCGGCCGCCGAGCGATCCGGAAAACCTGGCCGGGTGCATGATGAGCTCCCCGAACTTCAGGGCGCCGTCCAACGCGCTGCGCCGGCGCGTGACGGCCATCCGCAGCCGGGCCTGCAGCTCGTCTGCCCCGGCGGCCGGCAGCATCACGTCGTCGAAGTGCCAGTCGACGTCGACCGCCGTGAAGTCGGCGGGTGCGACCACGGCCACCACCGCGACGGCGGGGGAGCTGGCGGTCAGCCGGCGGCAGAGGCTGCGCGCCGCGATGAGGTCGGTGCGGGCGTCGATGATGGCGACATCAGCGGTGCCGTTATGCCCGTCGACGTCCCAGCTGAGGGGCGCGCGCCGCGTGGACTGCGCGAACGACGCCAAGTCGGGTAGAGCGGATACGAAGTCGTCCTGGTCGGTAAGCAGTAGAACGTCCAACGACAACTCCAAAAATCAGTTGGGGTCTCCTATGGCCCCCAACCCGTTGGGCGTCCCCCCGGGGAGACGCCTTCAGCGCAACGCTGAATACCCGTTTCAGAGTAAAGCTATGCAAACTCTCCCGTCTCGCGAATGGGTTGCACACCCGGGGAGGCGTTTGCCGGCGTCCCGAAAAAATCTCAGAAAAGCCGATGGGTCCGGACCGTTTCCACGGACCGGACCCATCGTCGTAACAAGCTACTGGTGAGACTTCTGGCGCTCTTCGGCCGCCTTGGCGCCGCCTCGGGCAGCTTCTGCCTCGGCTTCCTTCTTCGCCGCGTCGCGCTGTGCCTCCGCCTTGTCCTGCTGGGCCTGGCCTTCGCGGGTCAGGTCGTCGCGACCCGCCACCGCGCCAACTGCCTCTTTGGCCTTGCCCTTTGCATCCTCGACGATACCCTTGACGGCTTCAGCCGGACCCGAGTTGTTGTCGTCCGCCATCGATAATTCCCCCTCAGTGGACTACATGGTTGAGCAGTGCGCTCAACGCCGACCAGGTGGTCGGGTTCGAGAACGGCGAGCGTGGCCCTTTTTCTCAAGACCGTCGTCACCCACCGCGTTGGTCCTTATTCCCCACAGCACCGCCTGCTCAAACATCCACAAGGTGACGGGGCGGCTTTGCCGACGAAGTCTGGGCGAACCGCGCCGGCGACCGGGGATGGCCGAGGCGAGCGGACCGGCGCATAATGCACCCGCCGCCGCCGGATTGTGTTGCGATGGGGCAGGATGTGAAATGCCGTTCCGGATGGAGTCGTCCGGGATGGCACTCTCATGCGAGGAGTCTGATGACGGAGGAGCCGACCAACGGCCACGGCGTGCCGACACCTGCACCGCAGAACGGCGTCGGCGGCGGGCAGCCGGAGCGCCGGCCCAAGTATTCGAGGGTCTTGCTCAAGCTCGGGGGCGAGATGTTCGGCGGTGGCCAGGTGGGGCTGGACCCCGACGTCGTTTCCCGCGTGGCGCGGCAGATCGCCGAAGTGGTGCGCGACGGTGTCCAGGTTGCCGTCGTGATCGGCGGTGGCAACTTCTTCCGGGGTGCGCAGCTTCAGCAGCGGGGGATGGAGCGCACCCGCTCCGACTACATGGGCATGCTCGGCACCGTGATGAACAGCCTTGCGCTGCAAGACTTCCTGGAGAAGGAAGGCATCGTCACGCGCGTGCAGACCGCGATCACGATGGGCCAGGTGGCCGAGCCGTACCTGCCGTTGCGGGCCGTCCGCCACCTGGAGAAGGGCAGGGTGGTGATCTTCGGGGCCGGCATGGGACTGCCGTACTTCTCCACCGACACCACCGCCGCGCAGCGGGCTCTCGAGATCGGCGCCGAGGTGGTCCTGATGGCCAAGGCGGTCGACGGGGTGTTCACGGAGGACCCGCGTCTGAATCCGGAGGCGGAGCTGATCGCGGCGATCAGCCATCGCGAGGTCATCGACCGCGGGTTACGAGTGGCCGATGCGACCGCGTTCAGCCTCTGCATGGACAATGGCATGCCGATCCTGGTGTTCAACCTGCTGACCAATGGCAATATCGCCCGCGCGGTCGCCGGTGAGAAGATCGGGACGCTGGTCACCACCTGAGGGGAAGACGCGATGATCGCGCCGACGACGACGCAGAGCGCAGGGATGTGCAGGGATGTGGAGGAGAGGCGAAAATGATTGACGAGGCTCTCTTCGACGCCGAGGAAAAAATGGAGAAGGCCGTGGCCGTGGCCCGCGACGACCTGTCAACCATCCGGACCGGCCGCGCCAATCCGGGAATGTTCTCGCGGATCACCATCGACTATTACGGCACCAACACCCCCATCACGCAGTTGGCCAGCATCAACGTCCCCGAGGCGCGGCTCGTCGTCATCAAGCCGTACGAGGCCGGCCAGCTGGGCGCGATCGAGAACGCCATCCGCAACTCCGATCTGGGGCTCAACCCCAGCAACGACGGCACGCTGATCCGGGTGGCGGTGCCGCAGCTGACCGAGGAGCGTCGCCGGGAGCTGGTCAAGCAGGCCAAGGGCAAGGGGGAGGACGCCAAGGTCTCGGTGCGCAACATCCGCCGCAAGACGATGGAGGAGTTGCACCGGATCCGCAAGGACGGCGAGGCCGGCGAGGACGAGGTCGGCCGCGCGGAAAAAGATCTCGACAAGACCACCCATCAGTACGTCGCGCAGATCGATGAGTTGGTCAAGCACAAAGAAGGAGAGCTGCTGGAGGTCTAGCGACCTCAGCAGCTTCAGTCCAGTCGAGTCCGTGGCTACCACCGATCCCGGCGCAGGGAGCTTGCCCGACGAGCCGTCGCGAGCGGCCGAGTCGAAGGCGCGACAGCCGGCCAAGACGACCTCCCGCGCCGGGCGCGACCTGCCCGCCGCCATCGCCGTGGGCGTCAGCATCGGCGCCGTCCTCATCGTCACGCTGTTGTTCGCGCCCCGCTATTGGGTGGCGATCGTCGCGGTGGCCATCGTGGTGGCCACCCACGAGGTGGTGCGGCGGCTGCGCGAGGCGGGGTACCTCATCCCGATCATTCCCCTGCTGATCGGAGGTCAGGTCACCATCTGGCTGACCTGGCCGTTCCACGCCGCGGGCGCGCTGGCCGGGTTCGGCGCCACCGTGGTGGTGTGCAATTTCTGGCGCCTGTTCATGCAGGACAACAGCAAACGGCCCGAGCCGTTCGACGGCTCCCCGTCCGCCAATTACCTGC
This genomic window from Mycobacterium saskatchewanense contains:
- the mbp1 gene encoding microaggregate-binding protein 1; its protein translation is MADDNNSGPAEAVKGIVEDAKGKAKEAVGAVAGRDDLTREGQAQQDKAEAQRDAAKKEAEAEAARGGAKAAEERQKSHQ
- a CDS encoding MPT63 family protein, which gives rise to MKFNATTAKTAIAAGGIAAASIFAAATASAAPPTIQGFGSSEQLIDGPLVTDYTVSNLQPSNATIPGYTPKGHLYQADITARSDGGIVTPMVSDFNARTPDGQQYRVIDKHPAPNGLSPAPLNQGQQASGTIYFDVTGQPPNGVVYNDGVQDVLIWTNNT
- a CDS encoding winged helix-turn-helix domain-containing protein, whose translation is MSLDVLLLTDQDDFVSALPDLASFAQSTRRAPLSWDVDGHNGTADVAIIDARTDLIAARSLCRRLTASSPAVAVVAVVAPADFTAVDVDWHFDDVMLPAAGADELQARLRMAVTRRRSALDGALKFGELIMHPARFSGSLGGRDLGLTLTEFRLLNFLVQHAGRAFTRTRLMHEVWGYDCNGRVRTVDVHVRRLRAKLGAAHESMIDTVRGVGYMAPTPPHPEWIVGESAVTPVWTSTQAPATDSVSP
- the pyrH gene encoding UMP kinase, which gives rise to MTEEPTNGHGVPTPAPQNGVGGGQPERRPKYSRVLLKLGGEMFGGGQVGLDPDVVSRVARQIAEVVRDGVQVAVVIGGGNFFRGAQLQQRGMERTRSDYMGMLGTVMNSLALQDFLEKEGIVTRVQTAITMGQVAEPYLPLRAVRHLEKGRVVIFGAGMGLPYFSTDTTAAQRALEIGAEVVLMAKAVDGVFTEDPRLNPEAELIAAISHREVIDRGLRVADATAFSLCMDNGMPILVFNLLTNGNIARAVAGEKIGTLVTT
- a CDS encoding lysophospholipid acyltransferase family protein, yielding MSCEDHRPAEVRAQSQQHAERARAAMAERRDGQDGGLSGWVAERAGKWDLSGFDEATLQRQKYLWNLLVDYWFRMEIDGWENIPGPPVLLVGIHSGAPFVWDAWTVGLQWWRRFGQERQLHGTAHDALMAIPVFGRYFRSMGVLPAAPDAIATALAEGRDVALWPGGEVDSLRPWTERDRANLAGRTGFVKMAIRAGVPIVPIATVGGADAMPVLIRGDRLSKILQLDRLLRLKVFPLAVSLPWGIAPAALPQLPLPAKIRTRFMPAVELDHDPARADDGAYVDGKYHEVQDAIQDGMDALARKRAFPLFG
- the frr gene encoding ribosome recycling factor, with protein sequence MIDEALFDAEEKMEKAVAVARDDLSTIRTGRANPGMFSRITIDYYGTNTPITQLASINVPEARLVVIKPYEAGQLGAIENAIRNSDLGLNPSNDGTLIRVAVPQLTEERRRELVKQAKGKGEDAKVSVRNIRRKTMEELHRIRKDGEAGEDEVGRAEKDLDKTTHQYVAQIDELVKHKEGELLEV